The following DNA comes from Hyphococcus flavus.
AACGGGCCGCGATATTCACCTTGAGGTTGATGGCGGTGTTGATCCTGAAACAGCGCCTATGGCGATTTCCGCCGGGGCGGACGTTCTCGTCGCTGGATCAGCCGTATTTCGCGGTGGCGCAGATGCGTATGCAAAAAATATCGCCGCGTTGCGTCCTGATAAGTGAACGACATGAACGGGCGAACAAAATCATCTACGCAGGTTGCTGGGGCGCGCAGGTCAAGTGATGTTTTGGCGCGAGTACGCAAAGCGTGGGGTGAGAGTCCGTTTTATCAGGCGCAACTAAAGGGGCCTGCGCCTGATCGGTTGCTTTTTCAGCCTGCTGATCCTTATGCGCCAGATAAACAAATCGCGATGGCGCTGGCAAACGGGCGCATCGCTGTGGGCGGTGAAAGCATCGACTTTCAGGATAATTTACCTGGTGTCTGGGATCTGGTTTCTACTGACAGCGCAACATTTTCTTACTTGCAGGAATTTTCCTGGTTGAGACATCTTTCCGCGTTAGGCGAGGACGGTAAAAAACCGGCTCGCGAAATACTCTCAGGCTGGCTCGACCGGTATGAGCGGTGGTCGTCTGAAACATGGGATCCTTATTTTGTATCTGAAAGACTTGTGCAGCTTTGTTCTCACCACCCGCTTGTTTTGGCGAAGTCAGACGCGCTTTGGCGCAGTCGCGTTCTCGCCTGTATGGCGCGACAGACAAGACACCTCGCGCGCACCGCGCATCGCAGCGCCTCAGGATTTGATCGATTAATGACGTCGTTGGGACTTGCTGTCGCCGGATATTGCCTTCCTGGATGCGAGGGACCGGCGGAGCGTGGTCTTGAAATGGCGCGGCGGGAGTTACGTATACAGTTGCGCCCGGATGGCGGGCATGTCAGCCGCAACCCATCCCGTCAATTGAAACTGGCTTTGCGGTTGCAATCGCTGACAAAAGCTATCGAAGCGCGCGGCTATCAGGCCCCTGGTTTCTTGCGGCACATGGTTCAGCGCACCAGTACAATGGCGGCGTTCTTTCGCTGTGCTGACGGCGGATTCGCGGTGTTCAATGGCGGCTATGAAGACGATGCTAAAGCCATCATTGAAGTTCAATCGGGCGCTGGTCAGGATGGCGGTGTTTCGGACTTCGCACGCCACACGGGCTATCACAAACTGAGCGCCGCTCGGTCGCTGTTGATTGTCGACACTTCGAATGACGCCGGCGCGACAAGTGCATTCAAGAGCGGCGCATCGATGCATTTCTCATCGGGACGCTCACGCATATTCGTCAACTGCGGAAACGGCGGTCATCGCGATACTCACTGGCGAAAAGCGCTGGAACAGCGCAGTGCGCATACGGCGCTCTCGTTTGAGACCGCTGCTGTGCGTGTTGGGTTTGCGGAAACCACTCACAGGAGAGCCGAGGAAGCAGCCGGACACCTCCTCGAAGTAGAGCGGCGCTTGGTTACTGGAGGGGCTGAGGAGGGCCATTATACACGCAGACTATATCTATCAGCCGGCGGTGCGGATTTGCGCGGCGAGGAAACGTTGGACGGGCTGGAAACCAAGGAGCTGCAAGCGGCTGTCTGGCGGTTTCATCTGCATCCGGGTGTCAAAGCATCTCTGGCCAGGGATAAAAAATCCGTAATACTGCTGTTGCCAAACAAGGAAGGATGGCGGTTCAAGTCAAATTGTCCGGAACTCACTCTCGAAAAGAGCGTTTATTGCGGGTTGCTTGGCGCCCCGGCGGCGTCAGAGCAAATTGTAATTTCAGCGCGCCAGTTCAATCTTGACGGGATAGGCAGACTTAACGTCAAATGGGCGCTCAAACGCCTTGATAGAGTGTAGCTGGCGTCCAAATCCCTCGCATCTGTAGTACTATTGCGTTAGGCTGCCGGATCGGTAATCGGTTTTGCGTGTGATGGCGGGAATAATTGATCAGGTTCGGCGGTTGTTGCGCCCGGGTGCGGATTTCCGCGCGCGGGCTTCTGATATCGATCCATCAACACTGCTGCCGCGTCCACCCCGTAAAATTGACCTGCGCGCCGCGCGAAAGCTTCTCGCGGGAAAAAGCGTTTTGGTGACCGGAGCCGGCGGCACGATTGGCTCCGAACTGTGCCGCCAGATTATAAGATTCGAGCCGGCTCATCTCGCGCTCGTGGATAACGCGGAGTTCGCCCTTTATCAGGTTGACCTTGAGCTGAAAGAGGCGGGTCACGGCGCTATTATCTCCTCGGACCTTACTGATGTCTGCCGTATCGAGCATTTAAACCGTGTTTTCGAGCGTACACGGCCTGACGTCGTTTTGCACGCCGCAGCTTACAAACATGTACCGATCGTAGAGGAGAACAGGTGTGCAGGCGCGCTGACCAACGTTTTCGGCGCAAAGAATGTTTTTGACACGGCAATTGAGCACGGCGCTGAGTCGGTGGTCTTCATTTCAACAGACAAAGCCGTCAACCCGACAAGTTTCATGGGAGCAACCAAGCGGATTGCTGAACTCTATGCGCAGGCGCTGGACGTCGCCCAAAACGATACGCGCTTCGTTACGGTTCGTTTTGGCAACGTGCTCGGGTCAACAGGGTCTGTGGCGCCGCTTTTTAAACGCCAGATCGAAATGGGTGGCCCGGTAACGGTAACGCATCCTGAAATCATCCGGTACTTCATGACGACGCCGGAAGCGGTGCAGCTTGTCCTTCTGGCCGCCAGCCTGGATAATGCTGATGTTCCGATCGTCACCCATGATGGGCGTGTGTTTGTTCTCGATATGGGCGAACCAGTAAAGATCCTCGATTTCGCGAAGCGCATGATCGAGGCTTATGGATTGGCGCCTGGCAAGGACATCGAGATCAAGTTCACGGGCTTGCGGCCTGGAGAAAAGCTGTTTGAAGAAATCTTTCTCGATACCGATGCGCTCGTTAAAACTGGCGCGGAGGGCGTTCTGTTAGCCTCACCGGCGATGATTGACCTTCCGCTGCTAACGCCAAGATTGTCTGACGTCGTCGAGGCCGCGCTTGAGGGTGAACAATCAGAACTCGATGAGGCGGTGCACCATCTCGTGCCGGAGTTTTCCGCAAATGGGGAAAAAGCTTCACCCGCGCGTAATAAGACGAATCGTTGAAAATACCTGACCGCGCTTGCGGGTGTCTGCGCCCGGCGGTAAGCACCAGCGCGTCGAAAGGGTATTTCAATGACTGAGCAATCGCGAGTGCGCCGCGCACTTATTTCTGTTTCTGACAAAACCGGCATTGTCGAATTTGCAAAGCGCCTGTCGTCTGCTGATATTGCGCTGATCTCCACTGGCGGTACAGCGAAAGCGCTGCGAGAAGCAGGTCTTCATGTAATGGATGTCTCCGAGATCACTGAATTTCCAGAGATGATGGATGGCCGTATCAAGACGCTTCACCCCCGAATTCATGGCGGACTGCTCGCACTGCGTGATAACGCCGGTCATCGCGAGTCCATGGACGAACACGGGATAAACGGCATCGATCTTCTTGTCGTCAATCTTTACCCTTTTGAAGAAACTGTCGCGAGAGGGGCCGGTTTCGCTGAATGTATTGAGAATATCGATATTGGCGGACCGGCAATGATACGCGCAGCCGCTAAAAACCACGGGTTTGTCGGTGTCGTCACGGACCCCGATGATTATGAAACTGTGCTGCAAGAAATTGAGTTGGACGGTCTGCTTAAAACGGAGACTAAAAAACGGCTCGCGGCCAAAGCGTTTGCGAAAACGGCGAGTTACGACTCCGCCATTTCAACGTGGTTTTCAGCTCATAATAACGAGCCATTTCCAAAAGACGTGTCCGTTGCTGGCCGGTTGTCATCAGTTCTTCGGTATGGCGAAAATCCGCATCAGGCGGCGGCGTTTTACAAGACCGGTACAAACCGTTCAGGTGTCGCCACAGCGCGCCAAATTCAGGGTAAGGAGCTGTCTTATAACAACTTGAACGACACGGATGCAGCCTACGAGTTGGTGGCGGAGTTCGGTTTCGAAAAGCCCGCCATCGCGATTATCAAGCATGCCAATCCTTGCGGCGTCGCTACAGGGGAAAACCTGGTTGAAGCATATCTGGCAGCGCTCCGTTGCGATCCGATTTCCGCGTTTGGCGGTATTGTCGCCATGAACCAGAAACTGACTGGTGATCTAGCAAGGAAAATTGTTGAGGTTTTCACTGAAGTTGTGATTGCTCCAGAGGTCGATGACGAAGCAACAGAAGTCTTTGCCAAGAAAAAGAACTTGCGCCTTCTCGCTGCGGGGGGCGTGCCGGCTGTTAACGAGGAAGGCTCGGTCATGAAGCCTCTTGCTGGCGGGTTCCTGTTGCAATCTCGTGACGCCCGCACCGTCAACCTCGCTGATCTGAAGGTGGTCACCAAACGCCAGCCTAGTGAGCAAGAGCTCGCCGATATGCTGTTCGCGTTCAAAGTCGCCAAGCACGTAAAGTCAAACGCGATTGTATATGCGAAAGACAGCGCTACAGTTGGCATTGGCGCCGGCCAGATGAGCAGGCTGGACTCAAGCAGAATTGCAGCAAGGAAAGCTCAAGACGCTGCTGAAGCATGCGGAGAAATGCAGGCGCTTACCCAAGGTTCAGTTGTCGCCTCAGACGCTTTTTTTCCGTTTGCGGATGGGCTGTTGGCGGCTGCGGAAGCAGGGGCGACTGCGGTAATACAGCCCGGTGGATCAATCCGGGATGATGAAGTGATCGCTGCTGCTGACGACGCCGGGTTGGCTATGGCCTTCACCGGCATTCGTCATTTCAGACACTAGGCGTCAGTTTCGATCAGTCGCCAATAGCAAGGCATCTAGGGCGCGTGTAAAGAGCGCAAACTTGCCAACGCTCACCGCGCCAGCGAGGTCAAGTTCATTCGATGTCTGCTCAAACGTGGTTACTGCTTCCGTTGCGCTTTCACACCACTTCTCAATTGTCTTTTGTGTCCATTTCGCCGGCGCCGACTTGGGCTCAGCCTTGGAAAACGCAATGACACGCATGGTCAGTTGGCGCTGCCGCGCGGTCAAATCCTCGATAGTTTGCCGGATAGCAATCTTGTCGAAGTGATCTGATGGGGGCTCGCGCCGCGCTTTTTCACGAACAGCATCAATATTGAAGACGCGACCGATCGCAAAGAAAACGCCTCCCACACCTGGGTTAGACCAACCGCTTTCTGTCGCCAGATTTACGATATCGAATGCGAATTCGAGCGCGGGGATTGCCGCCGCGTTGCGTGCGACATCTTCAGGCGCGTCCTGTGCAATCCAGCGTAGATAGCGGTCTTCTAAAGCCACTGCCGCGTCAGGCGGCAAAATATCAGGCAAGGCGGACTTAAACTCTTCCACCGCTTCGGCGTAGCGACCGACAACAGACTTCAACCCCTTGTTTAAGATGTCTTCTCTTGCTTGCGGATCGTCGAGCAGGTGGAAGGTTTGTTCTTTCAGTAACGCAGATGCTTCAAGATAGAGCGCCGTTTGTAACTGCGCTGAAGATTTATTGTCGAGCTCGTCCACGGATGCGGCAAAATCATGGAGATTATAAATTCTTCTGACGGCTTCGTAAGCGAGGGACACGGCAGCGAAATCAACACCTGCTGTGTCAGCCGCACGCTGAACGAAGTTCACCCCGCAAGTGTCGACGATCTCATTTGAGAGCCGTGTTGCAATAATTTCGCGACGTAACTGATGGGATATAATTGCGCGATTATATTTATGCAGCGCCTCTGGAAAATAGCCGAACAGTTCCCTTTCGAACATGGGATCATCTGGCGCTTCCGACGCTACAAGTTCGTCGAAAAGCCAGAGTTTTGCATAGGCCAGCAGCACTGCGAGGTCAGGCCGGGTCGGTCCGAGGTTTTGCTGTCGAAGCTGACCTAACTGATCCAGGTCAGGAAGGTACTCAATCG
Coding sequences within:
- a CDS encoding heparinase II/III family protein — its product is MNGRTKSSTQVAGARRSSDVLARVRKAWGESPFYQAQLKGPAPDRLLFQPADPYAPDKQIAMALANGRIAVGGESIDFQDNLPGVWDLVSTDSATFSYLQEFSWLRHLSALGEDGKKPAREILSGWLDRYERWSSETWDPYFVSERLVQLCSHHPLVLAKSDALWRSRVLACMARQTRHLARTAHRSASGFDRLMTSLGLAVAGYCLPGCEGPAERGLEMARRELRIQLRPDGGHVSRNPSRQLKLALRLQSLTKAIEARGYQAPGFLRHMVQRTSTMAAFFRCADGGFAVFNGGYEDDAKAIIEVQSGAGQDGGVSDFARHTGYHKLSAARSLLIVDTSNDAGATSAFKSGASMHFSSGRSRIFVNCGNGGHRDTHWRKALEQRSAHTALSFETAAVRVGFAETTHRRAEEAAGHLLEVERRLVTGGAEEGHYTRRLYLSAGGADLRGEETLDGLETKELQAAVWRFHLHPGVKASLARDKKSVILLLPNKEGWRFKSNCPELTLEKSVYCGLLGAPAASEQIVISARQFNLDGIGRLNVKWALKRLDRV
- a CDS encoding UDP-N-acetylglucosamine 4,6-dehydratase family protein; translation: MAGIIDQVRRLLRPGADFRARASDIDPSTLLPRPPRKIDLRAARKLLAGKSVLVTGAGGTIGSELCRQIIRFEPAHLALVDNAEFALYQVDLELKEAGHGAIISSDLTDVCRIEHLNRVFERTRPDVVLHAAAYKHVPIVEENRCAGALTNVFGAKNVFDTAIEHGAESVVFISTDKAVNPTSFMGATKRIAELYAQALDVAQNDTRFVTVRFGNVLGSTGSVAPLFKRQIEMGGPVTVTHPEIIRYFMTTPEAVQLVLLAASLDNADVPIVTHDGRVFVLDMGEPVKILDFAKRMIEAYGLAPGKDIEIKFTGLRPGEKLFEEIFLDTDALVKTGAEGVLLASPAMIDLPLLTPRLSDVVEAALEGEQSELDEAVHHLVPEFSANGEKASPARNKTNR
- the purH gene encoding bifunctional phosphoribosylaminoimidazolecarboxamide formyltransferase/IMP cyclohydrolase; its protein translation is MTEQSRVRRALISVSDKTGIVEFAKRLSSADIALISTGGTAKALREAGLHVMDVSEITEFPEMMDGRIKTLHPRIHGGLLALRDNAGHRESMDEHGINGIDLLVVNLYPFEETVARGAGFAECIENIDIGGPAMIRAAAKNHGFVGVVTDPDDYETVLQEIELDGLLKTETKKRLAAKAFAKTASYDSAISTWFSAHNNEPFPKDVSVAGRLSSVLRYGENPHQAAAFYKTGTNRSGVATARQIQGKELSYNNLNDTDAAYELVAEFGFEKPAIAIIKHANPCGVATGENLVEAYLAALRCDPISAFGGIVAMNQKLTGDLARKIVEVFTEVVIAPEVDDEATEVFAKKKNLRLLAAGGVPAVNEEGSVMKPLAGGFLLQSRDARTVNLADLKVVTKRQPSEQELADMLFAFKVAKHVKSNAIVYAKDSATVGIGAGQMSRLDSSRIAARKAQDAAEACGEMQALTQGSVVASDAFFPFADGLLAAAEAGATAVIQPGGSIRDDEVIAAADDAGLAMAFTGIRHFRH